One Paraburkholderia aromaticivorans genomic region harbors:
- the ftsL gene encoding cell division protein FtsL, whose amino-acid sequence MNRLNIFLLIIVMGCALSVVNATNQQRQIFIQLQRAQSQERQLQQDYSQLQYQQSALSKTSRIENIATDSLKMQSVTTGRTQYLTLDSGAARAEDAPIPTSGPASAPAATRRKGVR is encoded by the coding sequence ATGAATCGTCTCAACATCTTCCTGCTGATCATCGTGATGGGCTGCGCTTTGTCCGTCGTCAACGCTACCAATCAGCAGCGTCAGATCTTTATCCAGTTGCAGCGCGCTCAATCGCAGGAGCGCCAGCTGCAGCAGGATTATTCGCAGCTTCAATATCAGCAGAGCGCACTGTCGAAAACGTCGCGCATCGAGAATATCGCCACTGATTCCCTGAAGATGCAATCGGTCACGACCGGCCGCACCCAGTACCTGACGCTCGATTCGGGCGCGGCGAGAGCTGAGGACGCGCCGATTCCGACTTCCGGCCCAGCCTCGGCACCAGCGGCGACCCGTCGTAAAGGCGTGCGATGA
- the rsmH gene encoding 16S rRNA (cytosine(1402)-N(4))-methyltransferase RsmH: MAPAMGNELQHRTVLLEEAVQALVTRADGVYVDGTFGRGGHSRLVLEKLADSGRLIAFDKDPLAIATAQQIADPRFSIVHESFASLRTAIAERGVGRVSGVLLDLGVSSPQVDDPERGFSFRADGPLDMRMDPTRGESAADWLARATVQELTEVIRDYGEERFAFQIAKALVARRAESDRLGPLVSTGELAQIVANVVKTREKGKDPATRTFQAIRIHINQELAELQVVLEAALSLLEQGGRLVVISFHSLEDRIVKRFMQAHASTPTVDRRLPIRAVDLPSPPLKIIGRVFASDAEVAANPRARSAVMRVAERIAP; encoded by the coding sequence ATGGCACCTGCGATGGGAAACGAATTGCAGCATCGCACGGTGCTGCTGGAAGAAGCGGTTCAAGCGCTGGTCACACGCGCGGACGGCGTGTATGTGGACGGCACCTTCGGGCGCGGTGGGCATAGCCGCCTGGTATTGGAGAAGCTGGCTGACTCGGGGCGTCTGATCGCTTTCGACAAAGACCCGCTCGCCATCGCCACGGCGCAGCAGATCGCCGATCCGCGCTTTAGCATCGTGCACGAGAGTTTTGCTTCACTGCGCACCGCGATTGCGGAGCGCGGCGTAGGACGGGTGTCGGGCGTTTTACTGGATCTGGGCGTCTCGTCGCCGCAAGTCGACGATCCGGAGCGGGGCTTCAGCTTCCGCGCCGACGGCCCGCTCGACATGCGGATGGACCCGACGCGCGGCGAATCGGCGGCTGACTGGCTGGCGCGGGCCACGGTGCAGGAATTGACGGAGGTGATACGAGATTATGGGGAAGAACGGTTTGCTTTTCAGATTGCAAAGGCGCTTGTTGCTCGCCGGGCAGAGTCCGACCGTCTTGGGCCTCTCGTCAGCACGGGCGAGCTTGCCCAAATCGTGGCTAACGTCGTCAAAACCCGTGAGAAGGGCAAGGATCCGGCAACCCGCACCTTTCAAGCTATACGGATTCACATCAATCAAGAGCTTGCGGAGCTGCAAGTCGTTTTAGAAGCAGCGTTGTCGCTGTTGGAGCAGGGGGGGCGGCTGGTGGTCATCAGCTTTCATTCGCTCGAGGACCGGATCGTCAAGCGATTCATGCAGGCGCACGCGAGTACGCCCACGGTGGATCGCCGTCTGCCGATTCGCGCCGTCGATCTGCCGAGCCCTCCGCTCAAAATCATTGGCCGTGTGTTCGCAAGCGACGCTGAAGTCGCCGCGAACCCGCGCGCCCGTTCTGCCGTAATGCGCGTGGCGGAGCGGATCGCACCATGA
- a CDS encoding peptidoglycan D,D-transpeptidase FtsI family protein — translation MKKSSTRKSVAFSANPILSVRLPMWRSKLVVFMLFMAFVALTARAFWIQGPGNAFYLKQGEIRYQRRLELPATRGKILDRNGLVLATSLPVRAIWAIPESVPDDLGADKLTSLGKLLGMTNKELRTKLSEDKTFVYVKRQVPVDVAAQVTALEIPGIYARDEYKRFYPEGEITAHLIGFTNVEDEGQEGVELGDQKLLAGMSGSRRVIKDRMGHIIEDVDEQVVPHNGQDVDLSIDSKIQYIAYTNLKAAVEKFKAKAGAAMVIDVRTGEVLALVNYPTYNPNDRTHLTGDQLRNRILTDTFEPGSIMKPFTVSLALDLHRVTPTTLVDTGGGRFVLDGAPITDDSAFGVLTVGGVIQKSSNIGATKIAMQLKPEEMWNMYTSIGLGQAPKVGFPGAAAGRLRPWKGWRRIEQATMSYGYGLSVSLFQLGRAYTAIAHDGEIMPVSIFRTPGDQPATGPQIFAPTTARQVRAMLETVTAPGGTSPDAAVPGYRVGGKSGTAYKHGAHGYDHSKYRASFVGMAPMPNPRIVVAVSVDEPTAGSHFGGQVSGPVFSSIVGDTLRSLNVPPDMPVKQMVVSDDSAPVAPTAPATPATAKKLSTSAGAKKMTISANAKSHPGVVR, via the coding sequence ATGAAAAAATCGTCGACTCGCAAGAGCGTGGCTTTCTCGGCCAATCCGATCCTGTCGGTACGTCTGCCGATGTGGCGTTCGAAACTCGTCGTGTTCATGCTGTTCATGGCGTTCGTCGCGCTCACCGCGCGCGCGTTCTGGATCCAGGGCCCGGGCAACGCGTTCTATCTGAAGCAAGGTGAAATCCGCTATCAGCGCCGGCTCGAACTGCCGGCCACGCGCGGCAAGATTCTCGACCGCAACGGTCTCGTGCTGGCCACGAGTCTGCCGGTGCGCGCGATCTGGGCGATTCCCGAATCGGTGCCGGACGACCTCGGCGCCGACAAGCTGACGTCGCTCGGCAAGCTGCTCGGCATGACCAATAAGGAACTGCGCACCAAGCTCTCGGAAGACAAGACCTTCGTCTACGTAAAGCGCCAGGTGCCGGTCGACGTTGCCGCACAAGTCACCGCGCTGGAGATCCCCGGCATTTACGCGCGCGACGAGTACAAGCGCTTCTATCCGGAAGGCGAGATCACGGCCCACCTGATCGGCTTCACCAATGTGGAAGACGAAGGCCAGGAAGGCGTCGAACTCGGCGATCAGAAGTTGCTCGCCGGCATGTCGGGCAGCCGCCGCGTGATCAAGGACCGCATGGGCCACATCATCGAAGACGTGGACGAGCAGGTCGTGCCGCACAACGGCCAGGACGTGGACCTCTCGATCGACAGCAAGATTCAGTACATCGCTTATACGAACCTGAAGGCGGCCGTCGAGAAATTCAAGGCGAAGGCCGGCGCGGCCATGGTGATCGACGTGCGCACCGGCGAAGTGCTGGCGCTCGTCAATTACCCCACTTACAACCCGAACGACCGTACACACCTGACCGGCGACCAGTTGCGCAACCGCATCCTGACCGACACGTTCGAGCCCGGCTCGATCATGAAGCCGTTCACGGTCTCGCTCGCGCTCGATCTGCACCGCGTCACGCCGACTACACTGGTTGATACAGGCGGCGGCCGCTTCGTGCTTGACGGTGCGCCGATTACCGACGACAGCGCGTTCGGCGTGCTGACGGTGGGCGGCGTGATCCAGAAGTCGAGCAACATCGGCGCGACGAAGATCGCCATGCAGCTCAAGCCCGAAGAGATGTGGAATATGTACACCAGCATCGGTCTCGGCCAGGCGCCGAAGGTCGGTTTCCCGGGCGCGGCGGCGGGCCGTCTGCGTCCGTGGAAGGGCTGGCGCCGCATCGAGCAGGCCACCATGTCGTACGGCTATGGCCTGTCGGTGTCGCTATTCCAGTTGGGCCGCGCTTACACCGCGATCGCGCATGACGGCGAGATCATGCCGGTGTCGATTTTCCGTACGCCTGGCGATCAGCCGGCCACCGGCCCGCAGATCTTCGCGCCGACCACCGCGCGTCAAGTGCGCGCCATGCTCGAAACCGTCACCGCACCGGGCGGCACGTCGCCGGATGCGGCGGTGCCGGGCTATCGCGTCGGCGGCAAGAGCGGTACGGCGTACAAGCACGGCGCGCACGGCTACGACCACTCCAAATATCGCGCTTCGTTCGTCGGCATGGCGCCGATGCCGAACCCGCGCATCGTCGTCGCCGTCTCGGTCGACGAACCGACGGCGGGCAGCCACTTCGGCGGTCAGGTGTCGGGTCCGGTGTTCTCGAGCATCGTCGGCGATACGCTGCGCTCGTTGAATGTTCCGCCGGACATGCCGGTCAAGCAAATGGTGGTGTCGGACGATTCGGCACCGGTCGCGCCGACCGCGCCCGCCACGCCAGCCACGGCCAAGAAACTCTCCACCAGCGCCGGCGCAAAGAAGATGACGATTTCCGCGAACGCGAAAAGCCATCCGGGAGTCGTGCGATGA